AAGCACCAAATGTGGGATGGAGCAGAAGAATGAGGGCGATTTGTATATGCGTCTCTTGTATGCATATCTCCATGCATATGTGCCTGTAGCTGATATGAAGGCACATCAACCATATATGAGCTCACTGCTTCACTACTCTTTTTCCTATGGGACTCCAATTGTTGAAAAAGCAGAGTTCTTGGTTAACACTCTCATACATTTTTGGTTAGTTGATAATGATTTCTCACCATTGCCTGTGAATTTGTGCAAATCATTTGGGGTGACATTCCCTTTTCGGTCAGTAGTGGGTGAGATTCCTCCTACTTCAGGATTAGGTGAAGTAGTAAATGTGTTTGTCAAATATCTGAATCTAAATTCGATTGCATCAAGTGATAGAACTGACCAGGTTGACTACACTGAAAGTCCTAAGTGGAAAGTTGGGGGGACATTCAATGCTTCTCAGTCAAGAAATGCTGTTCCCGTCGTGGATTCTGGTAATTCTTGGAACTCGTGGATTCAGAGGCAATTATACAGATTTATATTGAGGACATTCCTGTATTGTCCAATGGAAAGTTCTATTAAGAATGCATCTCAGGTGTTCACCTTGTGGGTTAGTTACCTGGAGCCCTGGTCTATTTCTATGGAAGAATTTGCAGAACTTAATGCGGATCTGGGGAAGTCTAATAGAGGTACATTAAAGGAGGTTACCCCGTCAATGCCACATGGTTGTACCTCTTCTTGGCAAGTTTTTGTATTAGCTAACTACTTATACTACAGCTCTTTGGTCATGCATTTTATTGGTTTTGCCCACAAGTTCCTTCACACAGATCCGGAAGTGATAGTCAAGATGGTTTCAAAGTTTTGTTCCATTTTCAATTCTTTCCTTTTGTTGGTTACTATTGTAGAGAAGCTTCTGGTGCATATTACTTGGGTGCTTGTTGCAATAATGAGTGGCTGAATGCATGACATGTACTGCCAGCTATGTGCATGGTCTTTGTTTGGCATGTCTGGTCATCAATTACCTTTATATATGGCTACTTTAACTTTCACTAGCTAAATGAGAACTGCTCCAGATAACACGAGTCTTGTGGTTTCAGTTTCAACAAATACTGTGGATTTTCATATTGGCAACTGTTGGTAATACTAATtacttttctttgttctttggAAGTGTTTTTGCGCTCTTTTGAAGAGTCTGATGTAATAACTCGCATGGTATTAGAGGACAGAAGACAATGGTCTTAGCTGCCTTGCCAAAACCATGAATCATGGTACAATTGACCGTGGGATTGTAAGATCTAGTGGCACAGTAGCCTTGAGTTTGGCTGTCATCTCAATTTTGCTAATATTAGAAAGAAATTGTGAACAGACTGGAGCATCTCACCAGGAGCTGTTGATCAAAATATTTTGGACCAACTCCTGTAATTATGTGTCTCAGAGCATATGTTGTTAGTTTAGTGCACTATGCTGCCCTGCCCTTTAGAGCATATGCTGTTACTCTCCAGCGTTCTTTAAAATCTGCATTGCATGTCTTTATCCTTATTGATTTTTAGATTAGTTAGGCATTCCACATGCttttattttactattgttCTCCTTGTCCCTTTCTAAACTATGCTTTATTGTGCAGGTGATAACAATATTAACCTCATCTGCAGAACTGATGGACCTCATAAAAAATGTGGATATTGTATTCCATTCGAAACCAGCTGGATCATCTAAATCAATGCTTAATGCTTTGCCTAGATATGCTCCTGCTATTTGTGAGCAATAACAGGTACTCTAATAGCTCGTCTTACCAGTGCTTCCTTAATTCATTGTTAGCCGTTAGCACACTTCATTTTGATCTTTCCTCTTAGTGATTAAATGAAATGTACTCTCATTTCACCGTTAGAAATATCTTGTCAGCAAGCATCAAAAGTAAGTGAAGAAATGCTGACCTCTGCAATAGTAATAGTGGTTACAGTATGATACATGTAGATGATGTGTAGTTCCCTTAAAGTAATgaatgaaaatagaaaaaagatatgaataactttatattattttatctcatGTGCCCCAATCTTCACTTGCACATTTCAACCAACATCTCTGAGCCATTTGGAGAGATGAGGTTAGGGCTTGAAATTTGATTTCTGCTTTCATAAAAGAGAGGAGTGATTTATGTGTATTGTGTTTACCGTTATGAAACCTATAATCGTCTTCCTAAATTAGGTCATGTAGCTTTGGAATGGTCTTACTAAATTATGAAATGTCCAAGTGTCTAATGAGCTTGCTTATGCGTAGGGCTCATCAGATTTTCAAGAAAGTATTAGCAACATTTGTGTAACCTTTCTAGTAGAGCCTTATTGCATGCATATCCATGCTAGCTCCAACAGTCATGAACTTATGTTAGGGGTGTGAATACCGTCACTTGGTATGAAGTAGTAGCAACAaataattattctttattttcatgGAAATAAAAAAGCGGCAAATAACTTGTATTTAATAttgcttttattttaaatttaaatcactttatgttttgtttatatgtaatttcctattttatcctgttataattgaaaaatgagaTGTTTTATAACTTTGCAAAAATCTAAGAAGATAGGGTGCAAACCATTAAAAATGATAGGCTGATGTGTCAATCACAAAAGTGCGTTTATATTAGGGTACAAATAGCAAATTACTCTAAAAAGTCGTATACATTTAATTCCTTGCAATATTCTACGGTCTAATTCACTAATTTCCATTGCTGTAGAGTTTCCAGGAAACTACAAACTAATTATAATACAAAATGTTAGTGCTGACTTTTCAAATCTTCTGCTCTGAGTGCTGCATAGTTGTATGATTTAATATAAGTTTACAAGCCAGTGTCATTTTCACTCTGTAGAAATTGGCTACACATAGTCAAAAGTCTCAATTTCAGTGTAACTCCAAATCCCACCTACTTCttctataaatatattttccatGCTAAATAAACTTGTCATCATTcatcacaaaattaaatatgGAGGTTTTTCTAGCCTTGGCAGGACTAGTTGTATTAGCTTTTCTCTGTAAAATTACCACTTCTCGACGCCCAGTTAACCGGAAGCTACCACCGGGTCCAAAACCATGGCCCATCATTGGCAATTTGAACCTACTTGGTCCTATCCCACATCAATCTTTTGACTTGCTTTCCAAAAAATATGGAGAGCTGATGCTGCTGAAATTTGGCTCCAGGCCAGTTCTTGTGGCATCATCTGCTGAAATGGCAAAACAGTTTCTAAAAATACATGATGCAAATTTCGCCTCCCGTCCTCTGTTAGCTGGTGGAAAGTATACAAGCTTTAACTATTGTGACATGACATGGGCACCGTATGGTCCCTATTGGCGCCAAGCACGACGAATTTACCTGAACGAGATATTTACGCCAAAAAGGCTAGACTCGTTCGAGTACATTCGTGTTGAAGAAAGGCAGACCTTTATTTCCCAGCTAAATTCTCTTGCTGGGAAGCCATTTTTTCTGAAAGACCATTTGTCACGATTTAGCCTCTGTAGCATGACAAGGATGGTTTTGAGCAACAAGTACTTTGGTGAATCAACAGTTAGGGTGGAAGATTTGCAGCACCTAGTAGACCAATGGTTTTTACTTAATGGTGCTTTTAACATTGGAGACTGGATTCCATGGCTCAGTTTGTTGGACCTGCAGGGGTATGTGAAGCAAATGAAGGCTTTGAAAAGAAGTTTTGATAAGTTCCACAACATTGTGCTAGATGACCACAGGGCTAAGAAGAATGCAGAGAAGAAGGACATGGTGGATGTCTTGTTGCAGATGGCTCAAGACCCTACTTTGGAAGTCAAACTCACAGATGATTGTGTCAAAGGATTAATGCAGgttaatttctttcaattctagaTTTTCTCTTGTTTTAGACAAACTTCTAACCTTACTAAACTATGGCAGGATCTACTAACTGGAGGAACAGATAGCTTGACAGCAGCAGTGCAATGGGCATTTCAAGAACTTCTTAGACAGCCAAGGGTTATTGACAAGGCAATCCAAGAGCTTGACCAGGTTGTCGGAAAGGAGAGATGGGTAGAAGAGAGAGATTGTTCACAGCTATTGTACATTGAAGCAATTATCAAGGAAACACTAAGGTTACATCCTCTTGGAACTATGCTAGCACCACATTGTGCTATTGAAGACTGTAATGTGGCTGGTTATGACATAGAGAAAGGAACGACCGTTCTGGTGAATGTTTGGACCATTGGAAGGGACCCCAAGTACTGGGATAGAGCAGAAGAGTTTCTCCCAGAGAGGTTCCTAGAAAAGGACATTGACATGGATGGACATAACTTTTCCTTCTTGCCATTTGGCTCGGGGAGAAGGAGGTGCCCTGGCTATAGTTTGGGACTTAAGGTTATCCGAGCAACTTTAGCCAACATGTTGCATGGATTCATCTGGAAATTACCTCAAGGTATGAATACAGAAAGCGTAAGTGTGGAAGAACATTATGGGCTCACAACACATCCAAAGTTTCCTGTTCCTGTGATCTTGGAACCTAGACTCTCTTCACATCTCTATTCCCCTAAGTGAAGGAACTTTTGGATTACTATTAAACACGAACAACTTTTAGGTTTTTGTCTATTTTTGGATAAGTTTATACAAGAACAAAGTAAGacatatatgaataaaaatagttGTTATATCGATTATGCTTTAATAGTTTTATTGGACAAGCACTTTCAATAATCCACAGCCACCACTGCACTTTCTCACTATAAAGACAGAAACAAAAATATACTGCTTCTTTTCAACAAAGGTGGGCTGTCAACTGTGCAAATACAACTAGAGGAATACTCTTATATTAGAGAAGTCATTTCAGTTTCAAAGTGGTCACTTTAACCTTCAGATTCCAAGCTGagttatctactattttacAAGCATACAACATACAATTTTATGACTAAAAGGCTTTGTGTCATATGATCTTTCAATCAATTATTACATGGGAGACAAACCTAAATCCTAGTCAATCTTAGCCTTTAAGCACTTATTTTCATAGTTACTTTTGTGCTTCTAAAATACACATTATTGTCTATTTTAAAACTCTGCAACGTTTTCACCACAAAAAATAAAGGgcaaaaaacttaaatatacaatttaagtATCTTAATAACCACTATATAGCAatagtttattttttcaccTGTATAgcaacagtttttttttttcaaaaataggaattagtatatatatatatatatatatatataaatagtgttTAAATAATCAGCCATGATTGTCTCCTCATTCCTTgattttctccaatttttttaCATTCCACTATTTACTCAGATTTGCTATATATTCTctctcattaaaaaaaaaggttttttaaCCAAATTAAAACTCTATTTCTCCCCATTCTGCTTGTTCAATTATGgatacaaataatttttcaattctaaTTCAACATAACGGGCGATGGAAGaaaacatgtatttttttttatcgtcATGTTGTAATATATTAGGTATTTTATATATTAGGTCGGTATATGTTTTTCTTGTTAACGACGAAATCAAGTGTTTAGTTATTGAATTTTACTTCAAAATCTTGTTACATTAGGATTGAATATGATGGTGCATTTAAAGTCTTCCtttaaaaaatcacttttaCGGATTGAGTTGAATAATTGATACTGTATATTAAGTTGTTATTAAATACCAAATCTGAGATTATTTTATTGGTATTTGATGTGGTTTAATATGTAGGGTTTTTTGGTTGCCTATAAAAATCAAAGTTCGTGATTCTAATTTGGTAAATGAGTTTGTGAAAAAATATGGTCTATATTGATTCGTGTATAAACGTCAAAATCCCTGAATATTTTTTAGTACATTATTAGGTCTAATTGATAGTTTAGTTGGTGCAATTCATCAAGTATAGTTGGTATTGTATATTATGTTTGTAATAAGAATCaaaatttgttgaattttttttgtgtaattgTTATATTTTAGTTCGTATATAAACCACATCTGTAATGATAATCTTTGGGTACATCTATTGGTGTGGTGGATAGTGTCTTTTGGGTTGTTTATAGACAAAAAATTGCTGACatctttttgataaataatttggtGAAAATTCcgtttataattttttgtagaTTATTATGTGTAATTGATAGTATAGTTGgtgtagatgatttagtgtaattgatagtgtatattatgttttaaataaaCATCATAATTCGTGAATTTTTGGTCGTATATAAACACTAACTTTCGTGATATTTTTTGGATACATATATTGGTATAATTGATAGAGTGTTTTGGGTTGTTTATAGACAacaatttgaataatttttaaattggttaaaatacatattattttgtgTTGGTATACTTCATACccaaacaataataaaaaaaaaacagaaaactAATTTCGTTCATAAACAATTTTGGATACCAACATGATTGCATTTTTTATATAGATAAAAGCATTCTATATACCAATCTGTGTAATTTGATTACAGTGGAAATACCATtcttattatgtatatattactttatttcttatatattttaatttgtattattttatatatgtaatacttatttaataatttcactaattatttttttatcaaacatgtaAGTACGTGGATTACAAGATTGAAGGAGTGATATATGATGTGAACACCAAATACGTAGACTCAATTACAACTGTAGTGATAATAGTTACAACCATTTTATATAGCGACATGGTTAACATTTTACCATAAATACATCATACTCTATAAACCAATCCGTGTGTCTGTGCACGCGTGTGTGCATCTATatatttgtgtgtgtgtgtgatggTGTAGTAATTGTATTATAGATATTGAGCTTTTTTTTGGTAGATATGTTGGTGTATTAGACATATGTTGTTAAtgagtatttttgttatttgccaccaatttttttttcttattttgactAACAAATATTTGTAATGTCGCAGGAAAGTATCTGAATTTCAAGATTGAAGGAGTGGTATGATGTGGACACCAATTACCAAGACTTAATTAATACTACTGCTTCTCAATTAGGTGTGGACACGATCGTTTTTGAGTTGGAACTCAAATATATTGTGACTGATCCGTTCCCACCAATGAagattcataatttttaaaaatacaccaaaaaatcaactttagATATACCAAAATGTTTTATGTATATTTGAGTATATATTGGTGAATAAGACTTTGTAATGATTAAATTGAACTTTGTATATGAATTTTGtagtaattatattaataatatcttCATATATTTACAGATTGTGCTATTGACATATGTAGTTGTGGAAAATTTCAACATGATGAAATTTCTTATAATCATGCAATTGTTGCTATCGGATTTAATAACAAACATGGTGAAAACTATTGTTCAGCCTATTACagtaataaaaattttcaaaatatttatgcaATACCTATTGATATATAGTAGTATATTTAAAAGGTATAAAATAGCAATAATTATTGGTCTAAaatagtatatttatatatagtagtaaaataattattggtaaaataatggttatataattgatatatttaaaatgtataaaataggAGTAATAATTATTGGTAAAATGATGGTTATATAATtggtatgtatgtatgtttatatattacatGGTTGCATATTTGGTGAAACTACGATGCAATTATAATTGTGAAAACACTATGCATACTTGATGACACCTACATGTTTTTTACCTAGATGAAAATAATGGTAAAAATGTGAGGGAAGGCTTCAATtaataatatgatttgattgaataaaaaattaagagagaaAATCAATACTATAGAAAAACAAAGTAAAGTAAAAGAGTAGAATTGTGGATGAAAAGTcaaaaaaagtaaacaataattatcaatccCATAAAATTAGCACATaacccccccctccccccccaaANNNNaaaaaaaaaaaaaaaaggaaatagatATGGatgccaaatatatttttaaaaaatttaaaaaattaaatattttgttatgtttgtaattaaaaacttagttttgtaaataaaaaggagtatatgcatatattgttaattaaagtcttaaatggtatattcttgtaattttctcaaaaataaataatataacaGTTTACTCAAAAGGAGGACTAAATCAATATCCTTAGCATATTGCTTTGaaacacattatttttttgttttcacccAAATTCTTCAAATTCTCAGTCAGTTGAAACTTGAATAATCTGCTTTCCAAAATTTCGTCCATGATAAATACCAACAAAAGCTGATGCAACATTTTCTAAACCCTCAACAATGTTTTCTACAAAAAGcagttttttctttcttattagCTGAATAGCAAACTCGAGGTACTCTGGAACCTTATGTCGGAAGTCAAACTCTGAAAAACCTTCCATTCATAATCTCTTTGAGATAAGACAAAACAAATTGTGGATACCATCTGGTTTCTTTAAATTGTATTGAGAGATCATCCCAGAAACTGCAATCCTACCATAAAGGTTCATGTGCAAAAGCACCTCATCCAGCATATTTCCTCCAACGTTCTAAAAGTAAACATCAATACCCTTGGGGAAATGCCTTCATTTTGCAAACACACAGTTAGAGAAGCACATCATTCCACAGAGTACTAAATTACATGTTTCAAACTCATAAAATTtgataataaatttaaacatttATCAATGCGCTCTGAAGTCTGGAAAGTCCTTTATTTTGCAGTGAGAGACAGATGAAGAAACATGtcactccaaaaaaaaataatttttttctcaacctAACAAAATTTAACATAGAAAAGTACTTGCTTCTGActcataaaattcaataattagttTCAGCATTTGTCAATACCCTCTAGTAAATGCCTTTTTGCAGACCGAAAAAAAATCATTCCACAGAAAAGTAATGTTGTGAAGAGTTTCTGTTACGGAAATATCATAGCTTAACTaacacaatcacacacaaggaaaataaagaagaaaaataacataAGAATTTAACAAGGTTCGGCTAAGCCTAATCCACGAGACAAAAGTAGAACGTTTCCActatgaaagaaaaaagatgTATAGTCATATGAATCCCCAACTACAACCCTTATATATGCATCCCAAATCTACAAGAGAAAGGTTTACTCAACCTACAAGAgcaatatgtttttcttttccaaatcCATTAGGACAATGTATTTCCTGAACCAATAGAAATTATGAATTTTCTAAATATACAACGGAAAAATTCAATACATCATTAACAAATCTTTCCCTCGACTTGAACTCTCTTTTATCAACAAGAACACCACCTCTCTATCTTGCCCTTATCCCTCGGAATTGCTCTACTAAGTACTGCACCCACCAATCAAGTTTGCAATGCCTAAACTTGTTAATAGTGACTACCTTGGTCATCATATCAGTCAGATTATCATGTGTACACACTTTCTTCGTATCACAAACCCTTTTGCGATCTACTACCTTTGTCCCTTTGGCAATGAATCAAACTTCCATGTTTGATTCTTGTGAAGAGACTCAATCTCTTCGCCCATAGCACCAACCCACTACCCACTTATCTTCTTCTGAATTAGAAACAGGCAAATAGCCTATTTATAGCTAGTAAACTCAAGCATGTCAATGGTCTATGCAATTGACAAAGCAAATTCCACAATATTTGCATATCCAAAAAGATTTTCATCAACTACATGTGCAAACCTTTTCAGTCAGTTAATCACTCTCTTCTCGCTGCATGTTGCAATGTTATTCGGTTGTTGTTGTATAGGTGCATCAACATTATCATCTTGATTAAGGTTTTGCACCTCCTCCATTTCCTCCGCTCCTGAACTTTTGAGTTGAGCTAATGGAAATTCAACTTTTAGCTTTACATGGTCACATACACCATAACCTGTTTCTACTATTGCATTTTTCCTCAAACTGTTCAATGAGATAGATTCATTACATGTCGCATACCTACTGACCATTAACCTTGGAGTCTTCCGATATATGCACCACAATCTATAACCTTTCACTCCAGTTGCATACCTTAGAAATATACACTTATTTGCTCGCGGCTCAAGTTTAGTCATCCATCATATGAAGATAAACAGGACAACCAAATATTCTCAAATTTGAATAATGCAAATCGGGCCATACCTTAGAAGGAGTTTTGAACTCAATTGTTGTAGATGAAGATCTGTTGACCAAATAACAAGTTGTATTGATTGTTTCAGCCCAAAAGTACTTGCTAACACAAGTGTGAAAGCACACTTCATGCCCTATTACGAGGTAATTTGTTCATATGTTCTtcaacaccattttgttgtgttGTTCTAACACAAGTATGGTATCACATTATGCCTCTCTACTACAGAAATCATTGAGCTCCGAGTTGTAAAATTCCAACCCATTGTTGGTCCGAAGATGCTTAACTTTCTTTTGTCTGTCTCTCAACCATCGTCTTCCATTTAGCAAATGTTCGCAATGcctcatttttttcttccagAAAATACATTCATATTATTCTTGAGTAACCGTCaatcaaaaacataaaatacGTGGCACCACTCTTTGAGGGAACTTTGTTTGGACCCCATAAGTTTGAATGTATATAGTCTAACTTGTctttggtcttttttttttttgcctcaTTGTTGAATTTCACTCTTGTTTGCTTACAAAGATACAATGCTTAGAAAAATTCAATGCTTGATTTTTGTAGCCACCCAACAAATTTTGCTTGCTTAACAAAGAAAGTTGTTTGTCACTCGTACGACCATGTGCAGGCACAACTAAAACTGATTCAGATCACTCTTTTGAGAAGCTACATTTGCTTCCCCTGACGAATTCAAATCACCCTTTTGAGAAGCTACATTTGCTTCCCCTTCAAGTACACTGGCTTGAAGATAATACTATCTAGAATGTAGCTTACTCTTAATGAGTACCATGGACCCTTTACACACACTCAGTGTCCCATTATCTCAATGAAAGTTATATCTCTAATCATCCAAAGTTGAGAGAGAATCGAACTATTCTTCATTCGAGGAACATATCAACACTCAATGTTTCTGATAATATCATTGAACATTCTCAGTTACCTATCTCTACTACTGCTAATGGAGTATCATCGCCTAAATAGACAATCTCATTCGTTTGCTTGTAAGTTGCAAATCAATTCTTGTGTGGACACATATAATAAGTTGCACCaaaataaaaaaccaagaaattATGCCTATGACTAAAACTTACAACGCAAACTTCTCTTATGTAGTCATTGTTATCAGAATTGGTTCTAGTGTCAACAATATTTGCAGAGTTATCAACTTTCTACTTCCCTATTTTATCCTTAAGCTTAGGTAAATCTCTTCTATAGTGACTCTGCTCCACGCACTCATACCAATTTTGCTTCCTTGCTCTAAACTTCAATATGGTGTTTTTCTACTAAGTTCTTCCCCTACTCATAATACCCTCACCCTCAGTCCTGTTATCCAGAAAGCTCTTCATAAAACTCTATAGATTTTAGTGCATTACTAACTTTATCTAGTGAAATACTGCATTTCTTGTATAGCAATGTATCAACAAATGTATCATAAAATGATGGTAAGAAATATAACACGATCAAGGCCTGATCCTCACTCTCTATTTTGATATCTATATTCTTTAGGTCCACTATGATTAAATTAAACTCATCAAAGAGAGTTTTAACCAATCTACATTTGTTCATATGGAGATTGTACAACCTCCTTGTTAGGCAGAGACCTTTTTTAGGATAAGTTCGTTGACTTAATGAGGGGATTGTCCGTTTAGAATTTAGATGGCCTGAGATGAATAAGATATTGATTGGATGGATGACTTGGTTTGAATAGCAAGTATCATACTTTATATTCTACAATACAAAAAGATAACTTAGAGTTTTAATGCATTAGTGACACTTGAAAGTGAAACATGTTTGACATTTTCACTTGTAATCGATGAAATAGTTAGTTACGATATTGAGTGACTGCTAATtgtgatttattgttgttttaataTAGGTGTTCAATGTACTCGATAAATTGATCTCTTCTGACTCTCAACTGTTTGCCAAGATGGAGAATGAAGTaagaattgtttgatgtatgatGTATGAGGTTTTCACCCGACCCTcctcggcaaaaaattacacaaggtaattttttactttttatgtgTACGTTTAGATTTTGAGTCCCCTGTATACAAAATTCACTTTGATGGAAATCTTAGATTCGTTATTGTTGGCAGATGTGTGATTCTGAACAAAACATTGTGTGCTTGGATTCTCATCTAAAGTTGATGCAGTTGATTgattttgaagatgaagacGACTCAGGTTTTTTCTGAAGAATGCACAAGAAGTATTCTGTAATTTGTTATAACTACACAATCAAATGTGTGTAATATGATTGCCGATGCGACAGGCTGATATTGACCCTACTAAAATAGAGCACCAGTGAGTTTTATTacatttgttgttgtttttattagCTTCAGctattaatttgtataataCTGAATTAGCTCTCTTCTATTTGTGTTCATTGTAAATAATGTTGTTGAAGcttattttatcttaatttcATTATTATCTCATATTATGTACAACATGGagggaacttttttttttttcaagatagaTCCACTACTGCTGAAGCAATTATTCAAAAATGACGTTCCTCCTCCTTGGATATTGAATTCAGTTGAGTCCAGATTATTCGTCACTAAATAATGagagtttttaaaattatgattattcaaaagtattttttactACTTTGATCTCAACCATA
This genomic stretch from Solanum stenotomum isolate F172 chromosome 10, ASM1918654v1, whole genome shotgun sequence harbors:
- the LOC125841523 gene encoding LOW QUALITY PROTEIN: uncharacterized protein LOC125841523 (The sequence of the model RefSeq protein was modified relative to this genomic sequence to represent the inferred CDS: inserted 1 base in 1 codon); the encoded protein is MISRGYATDTQSKSSDIAAAVLAASSPLQILAACDAVESFLHKHTAEQTRWFFSITFPTLICKIFGFDESSSASAAVKSMSPSRWIDIAALSNDTQLAGRIFSLLSSTGVLLSSIVAADGLSLVKYVFPVERLPEWVRYMLQNERDSLVLCXLCPLFKNRLKEDSVKGSSFQVQLNVFEYYMFWFVYYPVCRGNSEGPQTVSVRRSRRFRLENWAYSIPGLSSTKCGMEQKNEGDLYMRLLYAYLHAYVPVADMKAHQPYMSSLLHYSFSYGTPIVEKAEFLVNTLIHFWLVDNDFSPLPVNLCKSFGVTFPFRSVVGEIPPTSGLGEVVNVFVKYLNLNSIASSDRTDQVDYTESPKWKVGGTFNASQSRNAVPVVDSGNSWNSWIQRQLYRFILRTFLYCPMESSIKNASQVFTLWVSYLEPWSISMEEFAELNADLGKSNRGTLKEVTPSMPHGCTSSWQVFVLANYLYYSSLVMHFIGFAHKFLHTDPEVIVKMVSKVITILTSSAELMDLIKNVDIVFHSKPAGSSKSMLNALPRYAPAICEQ
- the LOC125841510 gene encoding trimethyltridecatetraene synthase-like, with amino-acid sequence MEVFLALAGLVVLAFLCKITTSRRPVNRKLPPGPKPWPIIGNLNLLGPIPHQSFDLLSKKYGELMLLKFGSRPVLVASSAEMAKQFLKIHDANFASRPLLAGGKYTSFNYCDMTWAPYGPYWRQARRIYLNEIFTPKRLDSFEYIRVEERQTFISQLNSLAGKPFFLKDHLSRFSLCSMTRMVLSNKYFGESTVRVEDLQHLVDQWFLLNGAFNIGDWIPWLSLLDLQGYVKQMKALKRSFDKFHNIVLDDHRAKKNAEKKDMVDVLLQMAQDPTLEVKLTDDCVKGLMQDLLTGGTDSLTAAVQWAFQELLRQPRVIDKAIQELDQVVGKERWVEERDCSQLLYIEAIIKETLRLHPLGTMLAPHCAIEDCNVAGYDIEKGTTVLVNVWTIGRDPKYWDRAEEFLPERFLEKDIDMDGHNFSFLPFGSGRRRCPGYSLGLKVIRATLANMLHGFIWKLPQGMNTESVSVEEHYGLTTHPKFPVPVILEPRLSSHLYSPK